A genomic stretch from Mya arenaria isolate MELC-2E11 chromosome 10, ASM2691426v1 includes:
- the LOC128206003 gene encoding uncharacterized protein LOC128206003: METIPFKFEAGSISSSNSPQKALSINEIAAQLANSKALNIAAPPTILIAAPTAANVVNGNNNNNNIEKADSTESISNNPIVAKMTEALSLKQSPTLTKQLAKPSTSSSSGMQVITQYMCRYCGQQFENTEQMQKHIQEHVEGKTPHECSVCGKTYRTPSKLQRHVRVHSGERPYACSVCGRRFTRSDHVKQHMKVHMQPKDANVCHLCNDMKFNRRQALHAHLQQQHMLSQVFTCHRCGEAFESLEEMQTHKLCHDTVLNSLKDGSTAAAPPDGIAKFSLGPQKTEQTSSMNKYDFITVKPQTSYATTMASTAEDTKPTLTSVLKIPAAFYIPANMDNVSALSSKLAVEGMEKLAKETAEAEAQRKYQDEMMQLTNDAMKFQDQLDVQRKTEEERRKIAQAFTIKAGNVIEIKKELGNVENGDAGHDSGLEIVEGQETTHMVNGDGMSMFILPSLLKNGKPAGSKADEDESDMETEDSEQNSSKDSSAINREGDDDRSEGDASEKMDDSGIGEGEGSEGKISPRPEAFSRPCPRSKKPGYMPPVEASTEETRYGSPSLVSTAANEPTLIAPKPMLSILNPRINELIKAKVEQNMSNQNLSSQSQAVHSSVPTFIVTNPSLNSQMNPQLPKLTLIPNFSKLTPPPNPMTSFQTILPAPISSISSSATLAAVAASMSAQMTPKKTEGLPKLIKCEHCCIYFEDNAMSMLHNTLHSADTADPFTCRKCYKKLGNRLEFMAHLIWHLEPNMDLC; this comes from the exons ATGGAGACAATTCCATTCAAATTTGAGGCAGGATCAATTTCGTCATCAAATTCACCCCAGAAAGCTttgtcaattaatgaaatagCTGCTCAGTTGGCAAATAGCAAAGCTTTAAATATTGCAGCACCTCCTACAATACTCATAGCAGCACCAACAGCTGCCAATGTAGTAAACggaaacaacaataacaacaatatcGAAAAGGCCGATTCCACAGAGAGTATATCAAACAATCCTATTGTAGCGAAAATGACTGAGGCGTTATCGCTGAAGCAGTCACCGACCCTAACGAAACAACTTGCAAAGCCGTCCACAAGTTCATCGTCTGGGATGCAGGTCATTACTCAGTACATGTGTCGCTACTGCGGCCAGCAATTTGAGAACACCGAACAGATGCAGAAACATATACAGGAACACGTTGAGGGAAAGACACCACACGAGTGCTCTGTCTGTGGAAAGACATACCGTACACCATCAAAACTGCAGCGTCATGTGCGAGTACACAGCGGGGAACGTCCTTACGCTTGTTCCGTCTGTGGGCGGAGATTCACACGCAGCGATCATGTGAAACAACACATGAAAGTCCACATGCAG CCGAAAGACGCAAACGTGTGTCACCTGTGTAATGATATGAAGTTCAACCGTCGTCAGGCGTTACACGCGCATCTCCAACAGCAACACATGCTGTCACAG GTGTTTACCTGCCATCGTTGCGGCGAGGCGTTTGAATCACTGGAGGAGATGCAGACCCACAAACTCTGTCACGACACTGTCCTCAACAGCCTTAAGGATGGCTCTACGGCAGCTGCTCCACCTGACGGCATCGCAAAATTCTCCCTCGGTCCGCAGAAAACAGAGCAGACATCTTCGATGAACAAGTATGATTTCATCACAGTGAAGCCTCAGACATCGTATGCCACTACAATGGCATCCACTGCCGAAGACACCAAGCCTACTTTGACTTCAGTTTTGAAGATCCCTGCTGCTTTTTATATTCCCGCTAACATGGACAATGTTTCTGCATTGAGTAGCAAGCTTGCAGTTGAAGGTATGGAGAAATTAGCAAAAGAAACTGCAGAAGCTGAAGCTCAAAGGAAGTATCAAGACGAAATGATGCAACTAACTAACGATGCAATGAAGTTTCAGGACCAGTTAGATGTgcaaagaaaaacagaagaggAGAGGAGAAAGATTGCTCAAGCTTTCACAATCAAAGCAGGAAATGTTATTGAGATAAAAAAAGAGCTTGGAAATGTGGAAAATGGCGACGCAGGCCATGACTCAGGTTTGGAGATTGTTGAAGGTCAGGAAACCACACACATGGTTAATGGAGACGGTATGTCCATGTTCATACTGCCCTCACTTTTAAAGAACGGTAAACCTGCAGGGTCAAAAGCTGATGAAGATGAATCAGATATGGAAACAGAGGACAGTGAACAGAATTCGTCCAAAGATTCGTCCGCTATTAATCGTGAAGGTGACGATGACAGAAGCGAGGGTGATGCTAGTGAGAAGATGGATGATAGTGGTATTGGTGAAGGGGAAGGGTCGGAGGGGAAAATCTCACCACGCCCTGAGGCCTTCTCCAGACCCTGCCCAAGGTCAAAGAAACCGGGATACATGCCTCCCGTGGAGGCTAGTACAGAGGAAACCAGGTATGGCTCGCCTAGTTTGGTGTCTACAGCTGCGAATGAGCCAACACTTATTGCTCCTAAACCAATGTTATCAATACTCAATCCTAGAATTAACGAACTGATCAAGGCGAAAGTGGAACAAAATATGAGCAACCAAAACCTGAGCAGCCAGAGCCAGGCTGTCCATTCGTCTGTTCCGACTTTCATCGTCACCAACCCATCACTCAACTCACAGATGAACCCTCAGCTACCAAAGCTCACACTTATACCAAATTTCAGCAAACTCACTCCGCCACCAAACCCTATGACGTCCTTTCAGACGATACTGCCAGCTCCTATCAGCAGTATCTCAAGCTCAGCAACACTCGCTGCTGTTGCTGCTTCTATGTCGGCACAGATGACCCCTAAGAAAACAGAGGGGCTACCAAAACTCATAAAATGTGAACACTGCTGTATTTACTTTGAAGACAATGCAATGAGCATGCTTCATAACACCTTACATTCGGCAGACACTGCAGATCCTTTCACCTGCCGGAAATGTTACAAGAAACTCGGAAACCGACTTGAGTTCATGGCCCATCTTATATGGCACTTAGAACCCAACATGGATCTATGTTAA